AAAGGAGCCCGGAGTGGTTACGGTAGCATGAAATGATGTTTTCTCGATGGTCAAAGTAGCGTTTTGAACAGCACGTAAATCTTGTTCTTCCCCATTCCGCTCCGTACGGACACGATTTTCTTTACGAGTTCGGACCGGAATTTATCGTTGCCGATTGGTTTCGTTCGTTGTTTTCACACGGTGGTTTGAGTTTTCGCCGTTTGATCGATGGACGATTTGACGGGACAGACGCCCTAGTTCGTAAGGAAACGCAGAAACAGTCTCAGGTGTTGTATTCCGATCTTtcattcgattaaccctttgcgagctTTAATCAGCAACGCGGGGATATTCCTTAATACCGCGTGCACGTTGATTTCCGGAACTGTTCGAACGGCTTCAGCTTTCCAACGCTTCGCTGTCTTTTAAtgctacaaagggttaaacacttcGAGCTCTATACGTTTGTTTCGATGAGCTGAACAAGCTTCGACCGCTGTTGGAAAGTTTGGCCAACGAGGTGTGTCCTGTTTCACCCGGAAAGAGGAGAGCTAAAATCGCAAGTGATAGAGtgaaataattttccttaaTGCACATATCGTTGCCGCGTCGGAGTAAATGATTTTTTCGGTGACGCTGTCGCCACCGAGGCCGACGTTAAAATAGGTGAGCGCTGTTTAATGGCAATGCGTAAGTAGTTGGAAAGAACGCGACGTCGACAAGGAACCGAGGCGAATTTATTTCGCGGCGAATACTGTCGGCGAAGGATTATTTGCCCTagcgtttattaattttttaccgGACGTAGTACGATAGTGATACAAGGTTATGGACTAATGTTAAGCAGTGCTTAGCTATAATACAAACGGTACGGTGACGATTGGTAGATACCCACCGCGCGAGGTCTTGATCAATTGGTCACCGTGATGCATGGGTAATGATCATTGGACGTTAGACATATCTAAGACGAACATACGATTGGCGATTATCGGTAAATATTGTCGCACTTTCTGTTACCTGTTCTTCTGTCAATAATAAACACACGTTTTTTACCGAAACGACCATTTTACATTTACGCTTTCTACTAGCAACATTTGAGGTCATTATTAACGTTGGATTATCGGAATATCGTCGATAAATTTTGACGAATAAATTCACTATTACCCATGCAAGTTCTCGAAGCACTGAACAAGTCACCTGTATAGGCCGCGTCGATAAATTGTTCCGGTCAGAAAGTGTCGGAGCAACGTTTGTGAGGATGTTGAACGTGTTCAGTGCTGGTCACGAGTGAAAAATGACGAGGCTATGTTGTAATTCAAATGACTGTTACTATTACTGAGGATGGTGTGTCGAGTCTCAACTAAAATTCGCGTGTACGCTGTACCGATGCGAAATAATTGTTAACGCGAATATAATAGACTATCAGATGCAAAAAGGTGATACTTTGTTGACTTACCTCATTGCAAATATACGATGGATGTGTACAAATACGTTTCCCCCGCACCCCCTAAAAGAATACCCTTCTCTCCAGGTTATTTCGTAAGCAAGCCGAAGCGATATTTTCATCTCGCGAGTTGTGGGAAGAACGGAAACAAAATTGGATAGTAGTATAAGAAGAATTATAAAAGTTGTTGCGTGTATTCGGCGAATACGGAAGCGGAGATAATCGAGGGCCTAGACCGGCCTGACATTTTGACATGTCATATCGCAATTCGCAATAAAGTTTATATGTCATACAATATTGTTCTGTTTATTTCCGATGAGCATGGTTATCccgaagaaatgaatttttcaatcatCAAAGGAGCACGTAAATTTGtgtgaataaataataacgcACCAATtgttacaatgaaatataatatacttaatgtaaaagttcattgaaatatatccaTGCTTTAATAGATCCTCGGTATATCCGTTTCTATTAGTTATATGCTATAACAGTTTTGAAggaaagatttaaaattttaaatctatGTTAAAATTTCGAAGCTTACTACCCTTATTCGTAGAAGGCGCAACAAGTCCGCGTTCTACGCGATCGGTATTTCAGATCATTGGACACGAAATCTGATACAATGTCAAACCTACCCTATTCCTCgtccagtaaaactatagaattggatatttaatattatatcttgtataacacatcaatttgagaaatattggaataaaataactttgttccccAATGTACGTACGATTTCTCTtccagttagtttcacaaaatatcgtctttatctcatcagaaaatgttcaaatatttctactgaaaaagttccgagtgcaaagggtcaaaactTTACAGGGAGTGATACTTAAATGACACGTTGTTGCAAAATTTATCATCTTAACTTTCGAATCCCCAAAAATCCCTCTAGTAAATATTGTTTCCATCTAAACGGAAGCtgtatacaaaatttcaatcCAATCGAATTGCACAGGAAAGATACTCAATGGGTTCTTATCATTAATCTACGAAGGGTTCACAGAAAATAAATGACGAAACCATTTCAGAGTAACTTCAGATTTATTCTCGCAGCTGGTTACTTTCTTTCCAACAATTCTTTCCAACAAGTAATGTGAACAACATCGAACCCATCAAACAAACGAAGGAACGCAGTCGACCGCAAACCGCCTGATGTCCAATTGTTACGCGAATTCGACTAATTCTCTTCCTTCTTCATGCAGTGGCCACATTTACTGCAGAAATCCTCGTTCCCTTCGTTGCTCAATCTCTTTTCGTCGGGAACCCCGTCTTCCTCCATCGACGACAGACCGTCGGTGAACGAGCGATGGCAAATGGCGCCTATGGTCTCGCTCCTCGGCAGATTGGCCTCTGTCATGATCATGGACGTTAAGTCGTTGGCGCAATCTTGAAGGCCGATCCTGATGGAACCGTTCACGGCGCCGTGATCCGGACGAGTTCTAGAGTTTTGTTTTCGCAATTTTTTCTCCGACGCCGGATCGTCCAACAGATCCTGTTGGGTCGCCGAGCTTTCGCCAGAAGCATCTGACGGcgtaaaatgttcattttaaaaTGGTAATTTCAGCGACTCTCTTTTAGTTTTATTGCAATTTACTCGGAActgttttagctttatttttacGGGTATGATTTTTAATACTTGAAGGTTACACGtagattattgatatttattgatGTTGCTTGCCATTATTGAATTGGTTCGCGTCGGATCCTGTCTCGCCGGTGCAAGAGTCCTCGTCTTCCTTCAGCGGTAACTCGGAGGACATTTCGATAGCTGGGCGACAGCAGGCGTAGCCCTGGAACATGAACAACGCGACTTTTCATTTATCGAGTAGAATCATTCCTTTTGAAAATTAGATTATCGCCTTTTTGTAACAGAAATACGACTGTATaggaaagaatttgatttaacgGATTCTTTCTATTACAGGATACGTTAAGTgtgttatttatagtattttgcggataaaatctatttaaaattcaaaaatacttTTCTGCTCATATTAGGAATTTGTTTTTTGTACCTGTACCAAGTCCATGCGAGAATCTAAGGAGAATTGCTTCCCTGACATGAGTATTCCCCGAATTCGACGTCGCATAGCTACAATCATCAAGAAAacactattattttatattccttAATGTTGTGCAATTGCAAAAGTTCAGTGTACAATTAAAACTTTGCTTTTCATCGGTTACCTGGACTATCTCTAGCTTCGAGTCGCAACTGTCCGAAAGCTTTCGTGCATTCTTCGAAAACGTCCGCCGTGTCGTAGATCGCAGCGAAGCTGCCGTTCACTATTTTCGGTGACATCGGCGAATTGGCCAGTAACAAGCTCGAACCGAAATTTTCGTTCTTCTCCCGAGTATCTGAAAATCCGGAGATCTACTGTCATCGTTACCATAATTAGGAAACACAGCGTTAATTAAGAATGATGAATGAAACGAGAAATAAAAGAACACATATATCAACGAAACAATAAATAGCCAGAAACTCGTCTTACCTGAGCTTTCTGCACTCCGAATATTATAGTGCATTTTTACGgaacaaacaaaaagaaacgtAAAACAGTACTATTAGAAATCAAATCGTTTATTGTTGTTTGTACAGACTGTTTAATGTAAGTCGGTAACCTAAATGAATAGGggggaaaaaaattaaaattgtaataaccAAGCGAATCTCGTGATTTTGAGCGTTCATTTATAATGTCGATCTACATGTACAAATCGAGAACCTTAAGATTCACTATGATGTGCGTtgttaattctaataatttcagattaacacattcaaatttaaatgaaaagacATTAAGCTGAGAAGAGTGTTCAAACAATTCTCGTGCAATGAAAATGCAAGAACGTTTAATGCGCTAATTTAAATTCATCGTTCAACGGAATCAGTTAAAATTACTTAGAAATATTGTCTGTTAGTCGATATATTCATTTCATTCCTCGTGAAATAAACGCaataataaaaggaaacaaaacTTGGCTTGGTTTATGAAGCTGAAACAGAATAGTACTTTTAATAAGGAAAATAAGCTTACATTCCAGACTTTTGTTTCGAGCAACGTGCAAAATGTACATGCACAATGCTCGCAGGCTTGCTTTTAAGAGTCAATCGTGTTAATACGGTTCAACTAAGCTACGTTATTTTTCGGGTCTGCATTACCTGCGAGTGGAACTCTTGCTCGTACTGGAGAATTCGCAGTGTCTCCTAGGATTTCGTTCGCCGTGTTCCGTATTTCTGCCCAGTCCCTTAATATATCCTCGTTGGTCGTgctgaaaattcattaatattgcatcttctaaaaaatttacaaatgaAATTCTTACATCTTATACGACATTTATGTTTCCTGacttttttcattaactttacaacacagatttaatttatatattagaatatattatcaaTGTATAATAAACTTCTATTCTGAACTATTTTATCAAGTGTATGCATCACAAATTTACtttatacagtaaaatattttatccattTATAATACAGtcgttttctaaattttcttatCAAGTCTATACATCACGAACTTAATTTACACGGTAGAATGTTTTATCAATTTACGAGCAGGTTGTTTTCGGAATTTTCGTATCAAGTCTACGTCGCAAATCTAATTTACgtagtagaatattttattaatttacgatCAATCcctttttttgaatatttttatcaagcTCACAACTGCAACTCACTTAGTCGAGGTGACGGTGAATCTAATCACGTATTTTCCGTGTAAAGCTGCCGGTACACAGTGTACACGACCTCTGGTGTTCATTTTCTTTAGCAAACGTTCCGTTAAAGTGTTTTCACCGCGAAGACGGAAGACAACCATCCCCAAGTGTCGCGGCGCCGGAATTTCGAAGCGTGCGTCCGCTAAAACTAGTGCCTCGAACTTTTGTGCCAACCTGACGCCCTGCAATCACCATTTTGAATTGAACTATCgacgaataaattgaattctgGGCACATACATATGCAACATCTCAAACACGTGCAATTTTACATTAAACTCATGTTTAAATCTTTTCTAAAATCATTCTTTGTCTTTTATTTGGTGCATTGGAAActattatttttaagattattcaaGATTAATCGAGTATCTATTAATAGACTAATGGACAAATGATGTTATAATAAGtagcaataatagtaataacaataatctacagcacaatttatattattcacatTTATCGCACATATAAATTTTGTTCCCATTTCTGCTGCACATTTTAAATGCATTAGAAAACTGTTGCAAGTGTTTGCGGCCGTGCGTATACTTTTCAACATGAAAGCATGATGTAATAGAAACCTCGCGAATATGTTTCTGAAGGCCGGTGATTCCGTAATTTCTAATGACGAACCACAGTTTCAGGGCTCTAAATCTCTTCGACAACGGGATTTGCCAGTGCTAAAACATCGTTCAACAGAATAATTATTGATACGAAGAAATGTATTCGATAATATTTCGTGAGCATAATGATTAGTTACCATATAATCGATAGCAAGCCCTGGAAGTAAATAATATGCCGTGTTTAA
The window above is part of the Nomia melanderi isolate GNS246 chromosome 2, iyNomMela1, whole genome shotgun sequence genome. Proteins encoded here:
- the Hdc gene encoding histidine decarboxylase isoform X2 — its product is MNLEEYRKHGKEMVDYIADYLANIRSRRVYPAVSPGYLRNILPSSAPVNGEPWDDIFADIEKCIMPGVTHWQSPHMHAYFPALNSPASLLADMLADAINCLGFTWASSPACTELETIVMNWLGKMIGLPEEFLHRPGGSGGGGVIQTTASEATLVCLLAARTRAIRDVHQNEPDRLPAEINSRLVAYCSDQAHSSVEKAGLIGLVRMRYIESDDELSMRGEALLEAITRDRAEGLLPFYVCATLGTTGACAFDNLTEVGQVCVENGLWLHVDAAYAGSAFVCPEFRGWLQGIEYADSIAFNPSKWLMVHFDCTAMWVKSSQALHRTFNVDPLYLKHENSGLAIDYMHWQIPLSKRFRALKLWFVIRNYGITGLQKHIREGVRLAQKFEALVLADARFEIPAPRHLGMVVFRLRGENTLTERLLKKMNTRGRVHCVPAALHGKYVIRFTVTSTNTTNEDILRDWAEIRNTANEILGDTANSPVRARVPLADTREKNENFGSSLLLANSPMSPKIVNGSFAAIYDTADVFEECTKAFGQLRLEARDSPAMRRRIRGILMSGKQFSLDSRMDLVQGYACCRPAIEMSSELPLKEDEDSCTGETGSDANQFNNDASGESSATQQDLLDDPASEKKLRKQNSRTRPDHGAVNGSIRIGLQDCANDLTSMIMTEANLPRSETIGAICHRSFTDGLSSMEEDGVPDEKRLSNEGNEDFCSKCGHCMKKEEN
- the Hdc gene encoding histidine decarboxylase isoform X1 translates to MNLEEYRKHGKEMVDYIADYLANIRSRRVYPAVSPGYLRNILPSSAPVNGEPWDDIFADIEKCIMPGVTHWQSPHMHAYFPALNSPASLLADMLADAINCLGFTWASSPACTELETIVMNWLGKMIGLPEEFLHRPGGSGGGGVIQTTASEATLVCLLAARTRAIRDVHQNEPDRLPAEINSRLVAYCSDQAHSSVEKAGLIGLVRMRYIESDDELSMRGEALLEAITRDRAEGLLPFYVCATLGTTGACAFDNLTEVGQVCVENGLWLHVDAAYAGSAFVCPEFRGWLQGIEYADSIAFNPSKWLMVHFDCTAMWVKSSQALHRTFNVDPLYLKHENSGLAIDYMHWQIPLSKRFRALKLWFVIRNYGITGLQKHIREGVRLAQKFEALVLADARFEIPAPRHLGMVVFRLRGENTLTERLLKKMNTRGRVHCVPAALHGKYVIRFTVTSTNTTNEDILRDWAEIRNTANEILGDTANSPVRARVPLAESSDTREKNENFGSSLLLANSPMSPKIVNGSFAAIYDTADVFEECTKAFGQLRLEARDSPAMRRRIRGILMSGKQFSLDSRMDLVQGYACCRPAIEMSSELPLKEDEDSCTGETGSDANQFNNDASGESSATQQDLLDDPASEKKLRKQNSRTRPDHGAVNGSIRIGLQDCANDLTSMIMTEANLPRSETIGAICHRSFTDGLSSMEEDGVPDEKRLSNEGNEDFCSKCGHCMKKEEN